The Neodiprion pinetum isolate iyNeoPine1 chromosome 5, iyNeoPine1.2, whole genome shotgun sequence genome segment TGAActtaatgaataaaaaaaagctgTCAACAAAGTGCAAGAAAAACCATCTCAGTAAAAACCAACAAGTCATCCGAGGGCAGACTGAAAATCTCAGCATGAACATTGCTGTTGGTGATGCCGGgggaaatagaagaaaaaataaagtttcaagCACTCCGGGTAAAAGCACGGAGAATAAAAAAGGGAACAAAACGAGTTTCCCAGATTACATACCTCAAACATTAATAAGAAAGTTATTAGTTAATCAAACTTCGAAGGAAATTGAATATGTAGAAGGAAACATAAGGATAAATCCGAAGTGTTTTAAAGAAGCTTATGTTGCGATGCCTAATGACGAAATGGATATTTTGATAGATGGAATTCATGATAGAAACAGGGCCCTAGAGGGAGATTTGGTTGCCGTGAAAATAAATCCTACGGATAAGTGgcgtaatttgaaatcaaacaaaccGCAAAAGACTGCAACAGTTGTTTGTATATTGGAGAAAATTCACCCTAGAAAAGCAGTTGGGTTTCTCAAAGTCATGcctgataaaaataatcgggTTGCTCTATTTGCACCCAGGGACCATAAAGTACCTCGATTAACTATTGATTCCACTTACTGGCCCCCCAACTTTTATAGCGATCCAGAATCTTACGCCAATATTATGTTTTCCGCCGAAATCATATCGTGGAATGATGTCAGATATGCTCATGGGTATGTGTATTGTTGtgaagcaatttgaaacaaagaaGTGAAATAGCATTGTTGGCAGACTATCTGTACGTTAAAAATCTGCtttaaattttatgaattcGTGTTGATTTTAAATTGTTCCTCATGAGTTACAAGCATTGAATTTAGAGagagtaataatttttttgtagaataaaatacataaaatagAGCAAAGAAAATagcaaatttaatttcacaatctATCTTGTATTCTCTAAATTACCAAATCGACATGATCACTTACCCTACTAAAAGCATTTTtaaattgcagaaaaattctgaaatgcATAGGTAAAACAGGAGATCTCAGGGCAGAGTCTTGCGCAATTGTGCTCGAATATGACCTGGATATGACACCCTACAGTACAGAATTGACGCAAGACTTACCACCGAGTGACTACCAGCCTGTCGCAACAGACATCGATGGACGAGAAGactggagaaaaaaatgtattttcaccATAGATCCAGCAACTGCTGCAGATTTGGATGATGCAATGTCGTGCAGTCCCATGGAGAATGGAAACTTTGAAGTAACTAATATACTCTCGAGATTTACCCTTCATTGTTATCCTGATTCAATGAAGTTCTTGCTCGTTACAGGTGGGAGTTCATATTGCTGACGTGACGCATTACCTGAATGCATTTACGCCATTGGACCAGGCAGTTGCACGACGCGCAACGACTATTTATTTGTCAGATAATGTATACCACATGCTGCCTAAACAACTGTGCAACGTGTGCTCTCTTCTGCCAGGCTATGATAAGCTTGCTTTTTCCGTTATATTCGAAATGACACCTGGAGGTGACATAGTCAGGCACAGATTTGCCAAAACTGTTATCAATTCATGCTGTCAGTTTTCCTACGAGCATGCTCAAGTTATGATTATGAACCCCACTAAAAAGTGGTCAAATGACGAAATCCCTGTGATCAAAGGTTCCTACACAATATCAGAACTGTGTACCGTTGTAAACAGTTTAAATAATCTAGCAGTGAAAATGAGGGAAAAAAGGTTTGAGAATGGCTCGCTTAGGATAGATCAGCCAAAGCTGCATGTAATCGTCGACAGAGAGTCAGGATTACCTATATCGTTTACGCTGGAGGAACAGAAAGACAGTAACAGGTGCAAAGCAGACAAATATACGCTAGAGTTTAGTTTGAAATTTGGCTTAACGTTTGCAATTTCCCGGTTTTTATTCTATGTAGGTTGATTGAGGAGTTTATGCTCCTGGCAAATATGACTGTAGCCAGGCATCTCTATGAAAATTTTCCGGACGTTTCCTTGTTGCGTTGTCATCAGCCCCCTCTAATGCGAAATCTGTCCAAGACTCAGACAATGCTGGAAAAGTTTGGGATCCATATAGATATTGAGAGCGCGGGTGCCTTGCAGGCCAGTCTAGTTCGATACCAGCCAGATCCCTGTGGTAGTACCAAAGATTTTTACCTGGCAAAGTGCAGGGCTGTTGTGATGAACATTCTTTGCGCGAAAACCATGGCAGTAAGTATGAttcttttcatttaaaaatgaCCTAACAGTATTTTGGGAATTGGTAGAATGCAGATAGTCGCAGCTGCAATGGTGTGACTAAACAAGCCGCATGTAGCTTAACGAATAAGGGTCACAACTACATCTGATTGgttatttcaatgttttttttttatttttgtcttttaaACAGTAATTTTCCTCTTATAGCGTGCCAGATATTTTTGTACCTCAGTCAAAATGGACGCTGAAACATTGAAACATTATGCTTTAAATGTTCCTCTCTATACGCACTTTACATCGCCGATCAGAAGGTACTCTGATTGCATAGTGCACCGATTACTGCATGCATCCATTCAGAACGCTTTACCAGTTCCTAATTGGACGCCAAGTCTATGCGCTGAGTAAGTTTTAacattaaaaattcacaaatggGATAATCATCTCCACTCTTTGTAACTCTCTCTTGAACAATTTTGGTGTATTAATCTTTATATAAGCGTTACTGAATGTGAGTGAATGCAAAAGTTGCAAAGTACGAACTGCGACATTCCGGGAACGATTGTTACGAACTGCATGATCGACACGTAAATGTTATTCTTACAAATTGCAGGATAGCAATGAATTGCAACAGACAGAAATACAATGCCAAACTAGCTCAAGAGGCGTCTAGCGAATTGTACCTGACCTATCTTTTGGGTCTTACAGGGCCCGTAAACACCACTGCCATCACACTTGACGTGAAAGATCGAAGCATTGATATTATTCTTTACGAAATGGGTATTAACTTGCGAATTTACTTTGCTGAGCTGGAAAAGGTCGCCTCAGTTCATCACGTTGAGGAAGATGATATACAAACAGTAACGATTGTTTGGAAAGATTCAAATATGTCGCAAGTAAGTATAGTAATGTTGAATCACCTTTGCCCGATTTGGATATTCGGTACTAGGCTATGCGCAATTGGGTTTAATTTCCACTCGTCATTTGCAGGTGATCAACATATTTAGCATAGTAAATGTTCGGGTCAGCAAAGATCCGGCAAAGAATCGTTTACTCGGAGAGTTACTAGCTCCGATGCCACTTGATATTCAGGCCTCAGTACAAACATTATAAATGACCATTTGAATTATTGACGCAGTTCACTGGAATATAGCACAATCATTGTAATTAATTTCGGAAAGAATTATATACTCacgagataattttttttagctaTGAATTGACTTCTGCAATTTTGATGTATCCTTAACAAAtactgtatatttttatcatcatgttttatgaatatatacatatgttttttcgttttacctgaatactgaatttttagaaaaacagAAGCAGCAAACAGCTTCTTCACTTTTAgaggttgtttttttttttttaaacaacgcTACAGTGTTCCTGTGATATAGATATGAATTGTCCCCCCGTTTCAGAAATTCAGTTATACAAACATATGTGTTTTTGACTGAGTAATGCGGTATATTTGTACTGTATGAATTAGCCCCGAGTTTCTGACTTTTGAATCAATGTAAAGTTCATAACAGAAAGTTATTTTCCGCCACCAACCTCGAGCTATTGATATCAGATTTTACAATCAGACAAACACACGCCAGAATACGAAATTGACAGCACCTGTATGTCGTAAGGGCCATAATTAACTACAACGCCGTTCATACAGTTAGAATTATAGCTATCCAATTCCATTACACAGTCCCAAACATTCTCAGAAATGAACGGATACTTTTAAATTAATCAATCATAAGAAATCAGATCTTAATATAAGAGCATTCACAATAATGCGCGACGTAGTTCAACACGTTTGCAGTCGGTGACTCCACACTTGAGCAAACTTTGATTTAATACCAACTTTTGGAGATTGGATTTCAAGGCTTATTTGGCCgtacgaataaatttttatttagttATTTACACTTAACAATATGATGCtgtatttcttcaaattttactGTACAAGAACTCCATAATGTAGTGTCGGGAAAACTCAAGCTTGAgccaataaaaaattaattttgtataTCGCATATGAAAAGGTGATGAAATATTGGCTAATCTTTGTTTAATCTTGCGAATACTTATTTTACTTGACTTGGTTGTCACAAGAAATACTAAGTATCCATACACATCAGATACGAATTTTCGCTTGATTGCGGAAAGAAAAGATgcaaaatatatgtatgtatcaaTAGTAGAAACTTAACATTCAATAAAATCATGTtctcttttctattttcttttttttggaaaagaaacagtctttgtaatttatttaggTTCGgcttacataaatatatatattaagaatattaaaaattaaatcatgGTTGACGTAAGATATCAATtgttataaattgaataagaTAAAGGGTTTTAGTTAATTGATTAAGAATGTACACGAAGCTAGCCTACTacgttgcatttttttttcttctccttaaTCTCTATGCACAATGTAGGAAACAGAGCGTTAGCTAGATctttgttgctgctgttgttgttgttgcgcTTTGTTGCGATGTTCATAGTTTACAAGACGCTGTCCGACCAAATACTTGTCATTTTTAATATGTTCGTAAAGTTTTTTGAACTGGCGTACTTGAAAGCTTATAAGTATGCATACCAAATTCACCAATAGTAAAAATGGGTAAAGACGTCTGGCGATTAATATTTGAGTTTGTAAGTTGGCGACAAATAGAGGAATAATTCCGTACGCCACTGCGTATGGGATCGCGAGTGCCAGACCAAAGCAGCAAATTACGGGTGCAGCTAGCTCGGTGACTACGAATTTTAAATCCATCTCTCTGATGCCGTCATTGTACGCTCGCTCAATCGCCAATCGCAGCCTCCACTCAGGCCCCATCATCGTCACAGCAGTTGCTATTTTTGTGTAAAGGACACCCAACGCCCAGTCTTGCCACACAAATAAAATCGG includes the following:
- the LOC124220151 gene encoding DIS3-like exonuclease 2 isoform X3, with the translated sequence MSDNGGQANMSGSSGIAKKSRRGKRANNKPNPINVEQMLATTLQKIEVQPKKRPPRRPKAFNQGSNSIDNNSEISPAVKLNTVLPEQTNAIAVNHIQAPIVPQIIQNQGVNLMNKKKLSTKCKKNHLSKNQQVIRGQTENLSMNIAVGDAGGNRRKNKVSSTPGKSTENKKGNKTSFPDYIPQTLIRKLLVNQTSKEIEYVEGNIRINPKCFKEAYVAMPNDEMDILIDGIHDRNRALEGDLVAVKINPTDKWRNLKSNKPQKTATVVCILEKIHPRKAVGFLKVMPDKNNRVALFAPRDHKVPRLTIDSTYWPPNFYSDPESYANIMFSAEIISWNDVRYAHGKILKCIGKTGDLRAESCAIVLEYDLDMTPYSTELTQDLPPSDYQPVATDIDGREDWRKKCIFTIDPATAADLDDAMSCSPMENGNFEVGVHIADVTHYLNAFTPLDQAVARRATTIYLSDNVYHMLPKQLCNVCSLLPGYDKLAFSVIFEMTPGGDIVRHRFAKTVINSCCQFSYEHAQVMIMNPTKKWSNDEIPVIKGSYTISELCTVVNSLNNLAVKMREKRFENGSLRIDQPKLHVIVDRESGLPISFTLEEQKDSNRLIEEFMLLANMTVARHLYENFPDVSLLRCHQPPLMRNLSKTQTMLEKFGIHIDIESAGALQASLVRYQPDPCGSTKDFYLAKCRAVVMNILCAKTMARARYFCTSVKMDAETLKHYALNVPLYTHFTSPIRRYSDCIVHRLLHASIQNALPVPNWTPSLCAEARKHHCHHT
- the LOC124220151 gene encoding DIS3-like exonuclease 2 isoform X4 → MSDNGGQANMSGSSGIAKKSRRGKRANNKPNPINVEQMLATTLQKIEVQPKKRPPRRPKAFNQGSNSIDNNSEISPAVKLNTVLPEQTNAIAVNHIQAPIVPQIIQNQGVNLMNKKKLSTKCKKNHLSKNQQVIRGQTENLSMNIAVGDAGGNRRKNKVSSTPGKSTENKKGNKTSFPDYIPQTLIRKLLVNQTSKEIEYVEGNIRINPKCFKEAYVAMPNDEMDILIDGIHDRNRALEGDLVAVKINPTDKWRNLKSNKPQKTATVVCILEKIHPRKAVGFLKVMPDKNNRVALFAPRDHKVPRLTIDSTYWPPNFYSDPESYANIMFSAEIISWNDVRYAHGKILKCIGKTGDLRAESCAIVLEYDLDMTPYSTELTQDLPPSDYQPVATDIDGREDWRKKCIFTIDPATAADLDDAMSCSPMENGNFEVGVHIADVTHYLNAFTPLDQAVARRATTIYLSDNVYHMLPKQLCNVCSLLPGYDKLAFSVIFEMTPGGDIVRHRFAKTVINSCCQFSYEHAQVMIMNPTKKWSNDEIPVIKGSYTISELCTVVNSLNNLAVKMREKRFENGSLRIDQPKLHVIVDRESGLPISFTLEEQKDSNRLIEEFMLLANMTVARHLYENFPDVSLLRCHQPPLMRNLSKTQTMLEKFGIHIDIESAGALQASLVRYQPDPCGSTKDFYLAKCRAVVMNILCAKTMADSNELQQTEIQCQTSSRGV
- the LOC124220151 gene encoding DIS3-like exonuclease 2 isoform X1 — encoded protein: MSDNGGQANMSGSSGIAKKSRRGKRANNKPNPINVEQMLATTLQKIEVQPKKRPPRRPKAFNQGSNSIDNNSEISPAVKLNTVLPEQTNAIAVNHIQAPIVPQIIQNQGVNLMNKKKLSTKCKKNHLSKNQQVIRGQTENLSMNIAVGDAGGNRRKNKVSSTPGKSTENKKGNKTSFPDYIPQTLIRKLLVNQTSKEIEYVEGNIRINPKCFKEAYVAMPNDEMDILIDGIHDRNRALEGDLVAVKINPTDKWRNLKSNKPQKTATVVCILEKIHPRKAVGFLKVMPDKNNRVALFAPRDHKVPRLTIDSTYWPPNFYSDPESYANIMFSAEIISWNDVRYAHGKILKCIGKTGDLRAESCAIVLEYDLDMTPYSTELTQDLPPSDYQPVATDIDGREDWRKKCIFTIDPATAADLDDAMSCSPMENGNFEVGVHIADVTHYLNAFTPLDQAVARRATTIYLSDNVYHMLPKQLCNVCSLLPGYDKLAFSVIFEMTPGGDIVRHRFAKTVINSCCQFSYEHAQVMIMNPTKKWSNDEIPVIKGSYTISELCTVVNSLNNLAVKMREKRFENGSLRIDQPKLHVIVDRESGLPISFTLEEQKDSNRLIEEFMLLANMTVARHLYENFPDVSLLRCHQPPLMRNLSKTQTMLEKFGIHIDIESAGALQASLVRYQPDPCGSTKDFYLAKCRAVVMNILCAKTMARARYFCTSVKMDAETLKHYALNVPLYTHFTSPIRRYSDCIVHRLLHASIQNALPVPNWTPSLCAEIAMNCNRQKYNAKLAQEASSELYLTYLLGLTGPVNTTAITLDVKDRSIDIILYEMGINLRIYFAELEKVASVHHVEEDDIQTVTIVWKDSNMSQVINIFSIVNVRVSKDPAKNRLLGELLAPMPLDIQASVQTL
- the LOC124220151 gene encoding DIS3-like exonuclease 2 isoform X2, whose protein sequence is MNKKKLSTKCKKNHLSKNQQVIRGQTENLSMNIAVGDAGGNRRKNKVSSTPGKSTENKKGNKTSFPDYIPQTLIRKLLVNQTSKEIEYVEGNIRINPKCFKEAYVAMPNDEMDILIDGIHDRNRALEGDLVAVKINPTDKWRNLKSNKPQKTATVVCILEKIHPRKAVGFLKVMPDKNNRVALFAPRDHKVPRLTIDSTYWPPNFYSDPESYANIMFSAEIISWNDVRYAHGKILKCIGKTGDLRAESCAIVLEYDLDMTPYSTELTQDLPPSDYQPVATDIDGREDWRKKCIFTIDPATAADLDDAMSCSPMENGNFEVGVHIADVTHYLNAFTPLDQAVARRATTIYLSDNVYHMLPKQLCNVCSLLPGYDKLAFSVIFEMTPGGDIVRHRFAKTVINSCCQFSYEHAQVMIMNPTKKWSNDEIPVIKGSYTISELCTVVNSLNNLAVKMREKRFENGSLRIDQPKLHVIVDRESGLPISFTLEEQKDSNRLIEEFMLLANMTVARHLYENFPDVSLLRCHQPPLMRNLSKTQTMLEKFGIHIDIESAGALQASLVRYQPDPCGSTKDFYLAKCRAVVMNILCAKTMARARYFCTSVKMDAETLKHYALNVPLYTHFTSPIRRYSDCIVHRLLHASIQNALPVPNWTPSLCAEIAMNCNRQKYNAKLAQEASSELYLTYLLGLTGPVNTTAITLDVKDRSIDIILYEMGINLRIYFAELEKVASVHHVEEDDIQTVTIVWKDSNMSQVINIFSIVNVRVSKDPAKNRLLGELLAPMPLDIQASVQTL